The sequence ggtggcggttgCTGGAGCTAGCCATGAATGCaggagattaattaattatgcgGAGGTAATTGAAGGAGATTTTGAGATTATAAGTAAGATTTATGAGGAGTTGTTGCATTAATATAGGCTAAACTTGCCTTGTTACAATGTACAAGTGGAGTGTTACCTTGAAAAGGAAATATTTGCATTTATCAGTCTTTCCTTATAGTTGTATTAACGGTAACTTGTAGAACGACATTATTTCATTCTAATATTTCCTTAATTATTAGAACTTGGAATTCCGAATTTCCTATGTATGTATATTGTGTGTCTATATTgaatcttatttattttattatttagtgAAAcctctataaattaataatagtgGGACCTaggaattttattaatttagaaagaTATTGATATAtcatcaataaattaataatttgttaatatattaatagattactaattttttaatttatagagTGTTTTCTTAATTTAAACCATTCTAATTTTAGATCAAGTTATAATGTGTAAAGAAATAGAATATaatatgttttaaattttgaattaaataaatccatgcatgtttaattaaataaaatttatgcaACTATCAATATATTATAACTAATGATGATCAAACTGAAAATAATTCAACGCAACGGGAAGTAATTACAAAAAAAGAAGTATTGTAATGCATGAGGTTAGAATGTTCAGATGAGATCTGTAGATCGACTCGATCTATATTATCAATTATAGGATGCTCCTTTTATTTATAAGCaactataaattattattattactttatGTTTAACTTTttatacaaaattattttatgttatcttAATCTGCTCCTGTCATTGTAATGCGTGGTTCAGATGAAATCTGTAGATCGACTCGATCGATCTATATTATCAATTATAGATTTATAGTGTGCTCCTTTTATTTATTagcaaatataaattattattattattatttggacaAAGAAAACATGCAAAAACACTAATGGTTACAAAAAAACCCAGCTAATATGATAACATTGACGTGACAAAGAAAGTGCAATGGATTTAGacaatagtaaaaataaaatagcgaagaTGATTGGTTGGGAAGTGGAGAATCGAATTAGCAAAGATCTGATTCAATAATTGTGCATTAACAATGATCTACGTGTTAGATTTTTTATTGAGTTAACGGTTATGAATTTGAATTGAGATTATTTATGTACATTAATTATGATGTTATAATTAGGtttatactatatttataaaGCTCTAAAATATAATACGCGCGCATTATTCtttatacattttaaatttgaaaatattagtATATAAATTTGTGTAATTATGTGTACTACCGCTCAAAAAGTATACATAAtacaaattataataattactataaattatatataacatTAATACATCATAtcaaaaaattaatgtattataCATGTTATGAACATTTTAATATGTCCTAtcaaacataataataataataataataataataataataataataataataataataataataataataataataataataataataataataataataataataaaagaaatcttCACAATTATATCATAATTTATCTTATATTGCATACCAAACGAGACCTACAGTAACAACGATCGAAGATATATCATagagtattatataatatatcttGAAAATAGCCCTGGATCGTAAATGGGTAAATTAATAGATAGATAGAAGTCATAGAACACTACTATTTCGAACCTAATGTTAAACAAAATCTCATTTATGAATACTACATATGGTACACTACAAACAAAAgccaaataaatttataatttatattcttgAAATTGTTCTATATTTAAATAGCATAAAACATTTTAGTTTCTATATGTTGGCTACAAAGAAAGATGGTTTATCTTGGACTCAattccaaattaaattaaataaattccttTTACACCTTTTcaaactacttttttttttatcaggcaAAATGTAATTAAGATAGAAAGAGGTACCAGCAGtaccaaaaacaaaaacatagtACAAAACACAAAAAAGGAAGAGGGAGAAACGGGTCTCAAGACCCAAAAACAGAAAGCCTCAGAAGCAAAAACTATCCATCCAAGTTCACCGCAACAATCCACCGCCTGAAATCCAAAGGAGAGGAAGACACTTTGAAAGCTGTCCTCCACCCCCATAGCCTGATCTTGATCTCTGCTGTCATTCTCTCTTTGCTCCACGTACCTTGATTGAATTTACATTCATTTCTCCCTTTCCAAAGGCACCAAATCGTACATATCCAAACTCCGAGAAGAAAAGAAGCGTccttcttgtttccaagattaACAAAAGCCAACAGATGATCTTTCGCCTTATGATGTCTAGCTGATTGTTTCCCCACCCATCGTAAAATATGACTCCAAATTTCTTCAGTTTCCTGGCATTCGAAGAAAAGGTGGTCAATGGTTTCATCTGCCCCTTTGCAGAAAACACAAAGCTCCTCCGAATCCTGGATGATCACTTGTCGCTTGCGAAGATTGTCACAAGTAGGAACTCTCCCTTTCAAAACTTTCCAAGCTGTTGTGATCGCCTTGTATGTAGCAGGAGCTTTCCAAATGAAGCTCCACTCTTCAACTTGTCTGCTAGCCGACAAGGAACATGCAACACAACTCATCATTTTGTAGGCAGAATTAACCGAGTAAAGCCCATTTGGAGAAGCTTTCCATCTCCAGCCATCCTTCACTCCTGCAACCAGAcaacaattttgaattttcgaaAGCAAGTCTTCAAGCTGGTCAAGTTCTCTTCCCATTAGCTCACGGATCCACAACAatttccatttccatttccattcACCCTCAATCCATTCCCCCATTTCTTTTACCAACCCTCTCTGATTGTTGCTAAGTTGATAAAGTCGCGGGTAATCTTCCATCAACCTCTTCTCCCCTATCCAACGTTGCTGCCAAAACAGAAGATTATCTCCTTCCCCGATTTTCGGCTCGATGTTTTCCCTGAACCACTTCCCGTCTTCCCCCTAACTCAAACTCAAAACATTTTTCCACCATCCTGCTCTCATTCCCCTCCTCCCCTCTGTTCGGAATCCCTCCCCATTTTTCCACCTTTTCAAACTActaaatactaataaaaatttaCGATTCTTTTCGAGATATAAACAAGGGCACAATAAAGATGAAAAGAAGTTTGAGAGCTCTCGAGACAAAAAAGGGCAAATTATTGGATGAGGTTAATCAAGTATGGCTGTATGGGGACGATTTGAAAGTTTACATTTTTTTAcaataatgtttacttttattcataagaacttttacttttagttattttcactcattattacttttattcttaactatttTGTCTAAGCATTGACTcattgtcgtaataaaaagtaattattgttacaatgaaatgtaatatttttaaattattacatttattcgctataagtgttacttttatttatgagaacTTGTATTattacataagtatacatttgtgcgaacaaatgtatatcttatgcttattatcGTTCGAATACTATGCGACCAACCGCATGCAAGACCAACTCTTAAAAAAGATGGACTTGGACAAATAATTAAACCATTGTATAGTTATACTTATAGAATCTTTGGTATATGCGCTcctatatttgaaaaataattgaattgcattttatctttttacatatgtatttttttaaaattttatttttatgtgtgCATGTGTTGTCTTAGTGGTAAGGAGTTAAGTCTTAAGGCTAAttaaaggtcttgggttcgaatcccttGTGAcacggcctttaaatttctttatttaatatcgttaaattatcaaaaaaaaaatatatgtatttttatagatttcaaGTTGCATAtaactatttttaattaaactattttttttttctcatacaTACACTTCTATGATCTACTATAtatctttgaaaaaaaaattaaattacattttattttttcgcACATGcacttctattttttttaaggcAATTGATGCATTTTATATTTCCAATATACATGCActtctataattttaatttgcaccgaactattttttttgttttcaaaaataaattataactgTTGAGAATCGCCCACTCCAAAAACGAAGTAGTGTTGAAcaactagaaaaaaaaattattacattaAAAATACCATAACTAATAATTTAGCtaacaaataaaaacatatgTAAATCAATATAATGCAAACCTTAAAGGTAGGAGATATCGGTGAATGAAGAATTACTTAATTAATCTTACTTTAGAAAGTTGGGAAAATTAAAGCTAGAAGAAACTTAGAATTTCTGGTTCCCTAGTATACGTACTATCTTATACTCATaaaaagagttttttttttcttccaatcATTTCCTGTATATATaatgttttaatattttatttatttcaaatgttTCTTTATCAAGTAAAGACTCGATTAGTACAATCTATATACATTAAACCCTCTAGTGAAACTGGTATacataacataattaaatataatatatttatttattattacatTAAATTAATTGTACCCACaagaattaaattttaaaattgcatGAATATTAtagaaatttaaattttatatattctaTCTTATAATGAGTTATATACATTgcaaatattataatataagtaatattaatattttatatagagATGTCAATCCAGCTCGAAATTAGACTAACAATTAGAGAGGGTTAGGATTGAGAAATTTTagccaaaacaaaattacaACTTTAATGGTCCATAATCGAATAGCACATAATTCGATAGGATTGACCGAAAAATACCTCGCACCTTATAGAGTTGACTTGAAAAATGAGAGAATTGacctaattaattgaaattattctcgttattaattagttttcagtttattactttacttatgaaaattagttaaaaaaaataaatgtttatgaaatgtattttgattcaatattcgAAAGTTATATCCTTCACATCaattctctatttttttattctaaCGTTTAAATATAAAACTCTTAGatgtaaaaaattaaaacatgataattacttagaaaaaatatatgtatctTTATCTATCCGAAAGTTACATATTAAGGAGTAGTAGTTATGTAAGTTGATGTtgacatatatttatatatttattaaatgtgTATCGTTTATTACAAGTATAGAGTGTTTATTACAAGTATAGAgtattaagataaatatattaatcaaattttttaaataaattttcgaGTCAGATTAATTTGATGGATTAGCCCGAAAActctaataaatttaaatattaaaatcaaaaatTTTTAGTCCAAAAAAATATAACACTAATGACTTGTGATAGAATAATCCGACAACTTAATAGGATTAACTAGATTGATATCCTTATTCTTATATTCTTAAGGCTCGTTTAGTACGAGTAATTAGGGTGTATAATATACTTATAATATTCTAATATATTGTTTGATATAAGAAATAATATGATATGTACAACCATTTATAAATCAAATGCCtgaaaatattatattgattTAAGTGATTATGTATACCATCGACGGAGGTGGTATACATAatacaaatattaattataactattattaacCTTATACAATCTTAATATATCATAccaaaaaatcatatatttttgtaaatattttattatattctacaaaatataatattaatatgatatatagTAAAAGAAATCTCAATCAAATATATCTCATCTTATTTCATATATATCGTGTACCAAACCAGCTACTATATGATTaggaaaaaaacaaattaaatactaCTATATCACCCCTTACCTTGTAAACGTGGAGTTGTCTCTGATAAGGTAATTTCGTGtatttaaaattgaaataaaattgtTTGGAGGTAAATTATATGCATTGTCTATTTTTGtattcaaccaacattccagcCGTATTTTCAGTCATTTAACCTGATTCCTTATTTTCTCCTTTTATTctcttgaattttgattttgatgaatGTTTTTTGCATCATTGAGTTCCCAGGTAACGAATGGACATGAAACGACTCACATGCATACtgatttatatatatctttTGATTAGATTTCAAGCTTACTTGAATTTTTCATGTGAAGGTGATGTAAGGTTGTTGCTATAAATATTCAACAGAAAGTGAGATTTGAATTGGATTTGAAGCTTTTGAAGGAAGTGGATAGACAGAGACATACACAATGAAGAATTCTGCCTCCGATCAGAGTTTCTACATCGAAAGCGAGGGAGATGACGATGAGAATTCATACAAAGATGGAGATGGGAGTGATTCCGATCATTCAAATGACCTCAACGACGACGACGACAACAATCGCGAGAGCAAGACGGGTTCTTTGAACCCTACCTGGCCTCAAAGTTACAGGTAAAATTATCAtaaattttgtgtttgtttgtttgatGATGAGCTGAAGATGGGATCTTACTAACCAATGTATCATTTAGTTGTTTATGGCTGAccttaattagataaaattacTTATTGTCCTTGATTTTATCAAACCTGCAGGTGAAACATCATATCATTTTATATTGGTCGTGCCctttgtatgtgtgtgtgtgtgttttgatcTTGAGTAAGTTGTTGTTTGATGATGAGCTGAAGATGGGATCTAAACCGATGCATCAATTGTTGTTCATGGCTGATAAGATCAAATTACTTGACATAGTTAGTTGATCATGTTATGGATCAGTTATTTCCCTTCAAATGTTCGAAAATGAAGTCAATAGTTTCACCATTCGATACCTAATCCATTCATAACAAACGTTCCATGCCTGGATCATTggaaatttggattttggaAGAAGATTAGTAACTGATCAATGAACTCTGTTGTTCAATGTGCATTGCAGGCAAACCATAGATTTGTATGGTAGTCTTCCATCTCCGAGCCTTACCTTCTTGGGGCCACCATCAATATCACAATTGGGGAGCTCATTCCTTTCGTCGTCCCTCATCAGGAGGCACACTCCCGATAGATTACCTTCATTTATCAGGCCACTTCTGCCACCCGTAGAGGCTGAAAAACCCAAAGATCCACGTGGTTCTTATTATATGCCGTCACCTGCAATCTCGAGGAAATCCAGTTTGAGGAAAGCAGTCCTTGATAAGAGAGCATCAATAGCACACGAGCCTCCAGTTTCTTACCAGAGTACATATGGGCAGGCTGTGCTAAATGGTAAGTTATCTCGATTTCATTAATTGGAAGAAATTTTTGTCTGCGTGTTAAAACATCGTTATATCCTTATTGAATCTTCTAGAATGTGGAATGAGACTTCTTTCTTCCACAGAGGATTAGTTTGTGTTAGATTTTTTGTCGTTGCATAAAACGGATATGGCTTATGGCGATTTTGTGCAGGCATGAACGTGCTATGTGGAGTCGGAATACTTTCCACGCCTTATGCTATCAGAGAAGGAGGGTGGATTGGGCTCGGTATATTAATGCTTTTTGCGTGTCTCTCTTACTACACCGGAATTCTCTTGCGCCACTGCTTGGACAGTCAACCGGGTCTTGAAACGTACCCGGACATTGGCCAGGCTGCCTTTGGCATTACTGGGCGAATTTGCATATCCGTGAGTCTCATAGCAATCTCGCCAATCTTATTCATTGAAATTATTGTTGTTGAAATATATGAGtttattatctttttattttgtcGAGGATGGAGCAGTCGGGGTCAATAGATGCAGTTACGCAGGGTAGTCTTTAATCATCCATTTTGGATATCTTGAAAGAGTAGCAAGCTAGTTGGGAGATAATGTGTGAAAGAGTCCTAACTTTCTATCTGAATCATAGTCTTGGTTAAGGAAAACTGGCTTTTCATTATTAGGAAAAGGCTTAGTTTAAATCTAAATCAGAAAGTACTGCCAATCTGGTTTTGAATTActaactgcatgttgtattaTAAACTGAACAAGATTGCATTTCTCATGATTATGTTTTAGGAGAAGTTTGTCTTTATGGAATATACATATATTACAAAAATGTGTCTTAAGAACTGACGTTCTTTTCTTCTCGTTTTCCTGTGTGTGCAGATTATTTTATACGTGGAGTTATATGTAAGTACATCTGGAAACTCTGAGAATAATCTCATATGACAACATAATATGTCAACTTTCCTAATAGAACGATCAACTTTTCCTTAGTTTATCTTCTTTATGTTCTATCTTGAAACGATTTCTACCCTCCgttctttacaaaaaaaatggAGCAGTTCCATCAGGAAAGAGATTGGTGGC comes from Salvia miltiorrhiza cultivar Shanhuang (shh) chromosome 3, IMPLAD_Smil_shh, whole genome shotgun sequence and encodes:
- the LOC131019070 gene encoding uncharacterized protein LOC131019070; amino-acid sequence: MGEWIEGEWKWKWKLLWIRELMGRELDQLEDLLSKIQNCCLVAGVKDGWRWKASPNGLYSVNSAYKMMSCVACSLSASRQVEEWSFIWKAPATYKAITTAWKVLKGRVPTCDNLRKRQVIIQDSEELCVFCKGADETIDHLFFECQETEEIWSHILRWVGKQSARHHKAKDHLLAFVNLGNKKDASFLLGVWICTIWCLWKGRNECKFNQGTWSKERMTAEIKIRLWGWRTAFKVSSSPLDFRRWIVAVNLDG